The Silene latifolia isolate original U9 population chromosome X, ASM4854445v1, whole genome shotgun sequence genome contains the following window.
aatatttttaacaacggtttccttaagaaaaccaaccgttgttaaaaccttttacaacggacgctttaacaacgtccgcttttttatataacaacggtttttgaccgttgttatagcctgtatttgtagtagtgcatgCTTGCGATTTTCCTTGAAGTAATAAACCATGTTGTTCGGCCTGTTCTGCTCAACCTGTCCAATCCCTATCCTCGTATATTGGTCCTGTATATCACAATAGTTAGAATAAAACGTTACAACATAGTTATTTTCCTCAATGAGTTGTTGAACGGAAATCAAATCACATGTCAACATTGGCACATATAAAACATCCTTCAAAATGAAATTGGACGCTAATGTCACTTGTCCATGTTCATCCGCGATCACCTCTCTGCCATCTGGTAATCCAATCTTCGCCTTATGCCCTTTCCATGTATTCACCAACAATTCTCGCTTTCCTGTCATATGATGTGAGGCACCGCTATCTATTATCCATGTGATTATACCTGACATTTTCTCGATACTGGTGGTGCTTTGGTTAGCCATTAGCAAACTACGAATTCGACTGACTTCATCCGAAGTGAAGTCGTCGTTGTTGTTTTCCTTCCCTGCATCACTTGAGGAAGCCACTGCATTGGCCTGTCCTCTGCCACCATTTCGTCCTCCTCATGTTGTTGGTCCTCCACGACCTCTCTGCCCCGGCCGCGTCCTCTACTTGAAGTATATCCATGTTTCTCCCAGCAATCATCTTCATCTTCCTCACGCCAATACTTTTTGCAATAGGTACATCATGGAGGCtctgcttcttcttcttcttcctttggcCATGCTGCTCCACCACGTCCTTTCCCACTGTAATTGGTACTCTTTACCGCCATTGCAGCCTCGTTTTTCTccgtcttttcttccttttttctaGCAACAGCTTTGTGCCTTTCCTCTCGCAACACCAGACCATAAGCTCGGCTCAAGGTGGTGATGCTATCTTCCATTAGCAAATTAATACGAAGATTTTCGTATAACTTTGCATCAAGTCCCATCAAAAATTGATGGACTTTTTCTTCCTCTCTTTCTTTGATGAACACCGCAGCAGCGCCACACGTACACTTCGGGATACGGCTATAATTTGCCAATTCATCTCAAATCGTCTTCAATTTTGTGTAGCACTCCACGACTGACTGACGCCCTTGTTTGCACTCCGTTAAATCGCTCCTTAGTTGATGAACCCTAGGAGCGTTGCCAGCAGAAAATCGTTCTGCTAACTCTTCCCATATTTCAGACATGGTGGCCGTGAAAGTGATGCTCGGATGTAACTTTTCATCTATTACATTCCTAAGCCATGCCTTAATCATAGCGTTGCACTGTCTCCACGCGACGGCTTCGCagctttcttcttcaccttctttgACGACAGGTTGCTTGTCTTTTCCTTCGATGAAACTCAATTTATTTTTTGCATCGAGTCCATTCTTCACCGCATCGCCCATACGTCATAATTCTCACCTGTGAAAGTCGTTTGAGTGAGTTTGAGGCTCGGACTGTCCGAAGGGTGTAAAAACAAAGGTGACGACATCGGAATGATCTGCACTTTGTCACTCCTATCGCCCTTTCCTGCCTTGTCTTTGTTGTTAGTCATCGTATGTCGAGGTGATGAAATTTTTTGTGCGTGGTTAATAGGATCCTGTCTCTGGTACCATACAGATCAGAAAACAAGGGAATGAATTATATGTGTTGTATTCAATTGACTGCAACTATGGATACAAccgtatatatacatacataacCCTAGCTAACTCCTTCCATAATATTACCTAGACAATATATATTCCATAACTAACATATCATACAATAATACAtaatattattgatattattcTTTCACATACATATTTCGTATTAtcattttgtttattgttctccTTCAACATTCTAAATAATCCGTATGGTAGATTAAATTTCGTTACTATCAGAATAAGAATTCAGAAATGTGAATACATGTACAAATTGGCTAACAAATTGGGGAGCTAGAGAACCATGACATGATAAGCTTAGCATTATTAACAAAGGGAGACCTAGCTAGCGTCCCAATTTCATCTTATAGGCAGGAGATGGACGGAGTAACTTCGCCTCTATTCTGTTCCGTTTTATTGTCTTAATTGTTAGAGGGTGTATCCAACCCAAAAAAATACCATCCAATATTACACTCATTTTACATCTCTAATTAAACTAAAATACTAAACTCGAATACTACATATATACGATTGATACGAACATAAAGCCGACGACAGGTATGAGTGAATTAATTAGTTGAGTGTCAATTTGTTAGATCGGACCAGTGAAGAAATGTATTCAATATGCATTAAGTTGCTTGAAGAACTGGATGACTCCCAAAAAGGTACGTACGCCCACTTATTAATCATCCATCAACATTTTAATTACGTATACATTATCGCTAATTAGTTAtataattaatgtttttttttttgctatcaTTAGTTATAACTAACATAGGTTAGTAATTACATGAGCATCATAGGAGTATCAGTTAGCTTGATGTCTATTATTAGATCACGCATATTGCGTAAATTATTGAGCATATACAAGAGAATACGGCATTATGTCACCCAACCCCAAATTATTCCTGGACGACATTTTCTTAGTATGTACTTCGTATAAGCTCATCGATTAAATATAACGTTCTTAAATGAATGTCATACCTTGTGAATTTTAAAAGTTAGTGCCGGTCATAGTCCGCCTCTAAGGACTAAGGGTGTGTAAATGTCTAATTATAGACTGTTTTATAGTAGACTTACGATTATAAGAACTTATGCAGGTCGGAACAAGATTACTTTTCTTCCCAGCAAAGGGCGAAGTAATTGCCGAACCTTATGGATTAGTTCTGATCATGTCGTCATGGAACTACCCATTAGGTCAGTAATTAATTAGACTCGTCGTGATACAAAGAAAATTGAAAGTGTCAACAAAGAATTACCTGATTGAGGGAGAGTTTAATTTAATGTTTGCATTGAGTATCAGACTTGGCATTGGAACCGTTGGTTGGAGCTATAGCTGCCGGAAATGTGGTAGTCATAAAGCTCTCAGAGTCAGCTCCGGCAACCTCTTCTTTCCTAGCGAAAACCATCCCTCTGTATCTGGATAACAGTGCGGTAAAGGTCATTGAAGGAGGGGTGGACACCGGCCAGCAGCTCTTACTCCACAAATGGGACAAGATCTTTTACACTGGTAAGTGGTAACGATTTGTGAGCAATGTAGAATCTCGATTTTTTGCATCATTAAGGATTACGAAACTGCAAAGTGCCAACAGTTTAATAAATTTACTTGCATCAGGGAGCACGGGAGTTGGTCGAATAATAATGACACAAGCTGCAAAGCATCTAACCCCTGTGACATTAGAGCTAGGTGGCAAATGCCCTATGATCTTTGATTATCCTTCAGTATCTTCAAACTTGAAGGTATCATAGCCTTGCTCAAGTACTAAATCAAGTTAATTCTCTAATTTCCGAGGTTAGGTTTTTTGCTGATTTGTTGCATGACTACTTGTAAGGTGGCTATGAGAAGACTAGCATCCGCAAAGTGGGGTGCTTGTGGTGGCCAAGCTTGTGTCGCCATTGATTATTTGCTCATCCAGGAGAAGTTTGCATCTTCATTTGTAATATTTTAAAGTCCTACTACATTTTACGCTGTTTTGATTTATATTATTGCAAATCCATCCAATGAGTCGATAATGCCTTCTCATTTTCCATAGGACCATAACTAACATCATTCTGTTTGCGGTTGACATTTTAGGTTGATATGCTGAAAACTACAGTCAAGAAGGTCTATGGTGAAAACATAGATTCTCTACAAGGCATGAGCAGAGTCGTTAACAAGCGACACTTTGATAGATTGCGTAGCTTGCTCAAGGACCCTCTGGTGGCAGCTTCTATAGTCCATGGTGGCTCATTTGACGAACAAAAACTGTAAGTTATTTGTCGTAAGCATAAATGACGAACAAATACAGAGAAGTTTTCTGCTTTTTTTTCTGTATGAAGTTTCTGATATTTCTACTGCCCATGATTTTTTAGGCTTATTGAGCCAACAATCTTACTAGATCCCCCACTTGATTCTGAGGTCATGAACGAGGAGATTTTCGGCCCAATTTTGCCCATCATAACTGTAAAAATTAAACCCCTTCATTAAGTCATTGACATACAATTGGTGTTCTACTGTTCTGAATGAAGTAATTATATATGATACATACTTTAAATTTGCAGTTGAAGACGATTGAAGAGAGCATAGACTTCATCAACTCGAGGCCAAAGCCACTAGCTCTGTACGCATTCACTCACAACGAAACCTTAAAAAGGCGTATAGTGTCAGAAACATCCTCAGGAAGTGTGACATTCAATGATGTTCTAATTCATGTAATATGCCCTCTATCTGTTAAATCATGCGAACGAAACAGTTTTATAAAAACGTACGCCTCATATAAGACTCACTAGCTATACTCACTTGTTTGATTTTGTCATCCATGTTTTTGTTTCAGTATGTATGCGATGAGCTTCCATTTGGAGGAGTAGGAGCGAGCGGAATGGGGAGTTATCATGGAAAGTTCACATTTGACACATTTAGCCATGAAAAGGCGGTGCTAAGAAGAGGTTTCTTCCCTGATCTTTCCGCGAGATATCCTCCATGGAACGCGTTCAAGTTGGAATTTGTTAGGGTTGGTTACGCAGTGGAGTACCTTAATCTTCTACTTCTCTTGCTTGGACTTAGGAGATATCCAACTGATTATTAGACCCTGCAAtctattctattttttttttctgaaatacAAGAGCAAATAAATCAACTCCTCCAATATCAAGTTGTTGTTTAAACTTTATGCCTTTCTTCCTAACAAACTTATTTATGGTACCAGTGCTCTACCTAAATAATGTTGCTATTGCTCTATAATTACATGTTTTTATGCTTTAACTTTGGGCATTATGCCATTATTACAGTCAATTTAACAAATTTTCTTCCATTTTtctgtttgatttttttttccttctgCTAAATCCCTTCCCTCATGGATATGTTAAATAAAAGGACTTGTTTACAATTTTTTTGTTAAATGTCAAGAAGTTACTTACCATTGGATAAAGGAAACAAATAACTAGCTTGCAGACACGGCTCCACCAAGTAACTATCTTGAAAGTAAGAAGCTTGTttgtaacacaaattctcattttaaaTGGATATCATCTATCTAAAACTGTAGATGGACAAAGTTTATCTTACAAAATGAGAGTGAATAGtgcaagtgggtgggaaatgAATACCCCACCTGCCCtctcacttgcattttgtgagaggatcACTATCGTTTACAACTTTAGATGAATAGTGTCCGTTTACAATGAGACGGATTGTGTTTCTAATTGGATGTTTGAGTTAATGTGGGCCATGTAAGCAAAAAAATGTTTAATGTTTACTCTATGAGCAACAATTCAAATATCTTGAAAAGGATATTATCCATTTTATTCGTTTTAAGATTAAAACGACTTATAATAGCACTCCATTTGGATAGACAAAACAAGACGTTTGCTAGTTCCTACGCATTCtggttttattttttaatttatcttttatatgacatgttttaagtttaagacgtgGCTAAAAAACAATACAGCTTGAAACGTTAACTCAATAAGTCAAGCAAACATGGGTACCTTTGTAATTATAAAACTAGAGCTGACAAAGAACTAACACGACCTGAAAAGACTATACGAAATCGACACGAAATTAACGAATTTAGGTTGAagtttaatagatttaatttggCCAGATCTGAATTGAGCTCTCTAAATACGAATACCATATGTATTAAGTTAACCCCAACTTATTTAATCTTCCATCACCATAAACATATTTACGCTCAACAAACATTGCATtacacataaaaaaaaaaaaaaaaaaaaaaaaaaaaaaaaaaaacgacatgCAATTAAAAGGTTTGGGCTGTGGGTTTATGACCCAAAAATGTAAAGGAGTAATGGGCTTTGCCCAACGAATCAATAGGAGACCGTATGTTCCTCCAAAGGCCAATAATATACTGCCACGTGTCCAAATTAAAGTCTCCAAACAGCAACCCGTAAAGACAATCCCAAAAGAAAGACCCAAGAAAAGCAGCATGTATATACGCCATTGAAATACAACCATTATTACAATCTCCATCTGTTTCATCCCAATTGCCATCATAAAACTACCCGATATGTTCGAAACGACGTCGTATCAACCATCCTTCCGTCAATGATAAAGCTGACCCGGTTCAATCTCAACAACCGCCCTAATTCTGTTTTCCAGTTCATCAAGCCGGCCTCCGTGACATCCCCGATGGCTGAACCGGTCGAGAAGTTTGAAACTCCACCGTCATCGCCGCCGCCAACGCCAACGTCGGAAGTAACGGAGAAGGAAAAGAAGACGATTGAGCCGCCGACACCGCCGGAGAAACCCGAGGCTGGGGATTGTTGTGGTAGCGGATGTGTACGCTGTGTCTGGGACATCTACTACGACGAACTTGAGGATTATAATAAGCTCTTACAGGAATATAATAACTCTACTAAAAATTCTTGATCTCTAATTTTTTCTTATGATTTTTTTTCTGCTTCTGGTAGTTGTAATTTGATACTCCGTATTGTTTTGGAACGGTTTTTGAAATGTTTGGGCGTAATTTCATATGAAGATGTACGAGTATTGGAATCACACAAACGCATATCAATAGTAAAATCCTAGTATAGATCATATCTATCGATTTTGAGGTTCACTGAAAAAGAGTTCATTGCATTCGTGCTTGATTTGTCTGGCAATTTCCTGCCTTAGGCATCAAGTACAACTTGCTTGGTATTTCCAGTCAGAGCTTGCTCGGAAGCTCAATTTGAGACCGATTTGTTTAGCTCAAAGAATTGAACGAGATGGTGTTCGGCCGTTAGTGTTTGAATTTGACCAAAGTTTTGCCTGAGCATACAAATTGAGACCAAAACTAAGTTAACCCcatcaagcatacaaattatttgGCTGTTCATGTTTGAAATAAACTAAGTTTTGCCTGAGCTTACAAATGGAGTTCATGTTAAAGTGCAAAACTTTCGAAACTTGTCCCTTGTTTTGCAATTGTTCAAGATTTTCCTACCTAGTAAGGAATACAATCTGACATTAATCTACTGATATAATCCCattatcgaaaaaaaaaaaaaaccagtgACATTATTTCCTCATTTTTCTTGAGTGAAGGGGTTAGGCCTGCGCGTTTTGTGATTAGGTGAGACTTTTAGCAAGGAACATCTGCCTTCTTGGTCCATGCCATGGATTCATAGCAATTGTTGTTCTCAGAGTTGGAAGAACACGGTTGCTCCAATCCTATTTAGAGGATCTTTCTCCTGTAATGAGCTTCCATAGTATCAGTCTGGACATTGCTGGGCAAAAGAATCAATTACCTAAAACCGATTTGATGTAATAATAGTGGTGATGATTGATATGCAGCTTCCTGGTGAATTCAAAGACCATATCTGTCCTGCTGTCCAAATATCCACGCCTTTATTAAGCTTGGATAGAAAAACATGGAGGAAAACAGAGGGGAaaaggaaagggaaagggaaagggaaagagagttcttattccaaaacatCTTTGTTGTAAGGAAAATAATTTACAAACCATTTCCCCTCACCTGCAAATCCAAACTTTATTCTACTGCTCAACCAAAAAGAAAAACTCTCCCTCCAAATCCTCTTAATCAAAGGGTTAAGCATTTGGCCGAGGTCTTCATGGTTCAGTTAAAGAACTAATCAACCACATTCAAAAGAGCTGCAAACAATTTGATAACTTAGTATAAATAACAGTGTCGCACAGGACTCACTTGAACAGTGGTGTCTATTTTGGTGCTTAACATAGGTGCGACAACAGGGAAAATGTAGGAACCTAGAGAGCAGGAAAAGGAAGTTAGTGACAACATCCCTTAACACCAAGCTGACTATCTGAACACTACTACTACTAGTTCATAGTCCAATTACAGTCATACGACTACAACAACAGTCTCGATTACTCGTATGTCTACACTCCTTCCATAGACGGACCCAATGTTCACACCATTAAGGCTTTAAGGACGAGTCTCAGAATGGCATAAATCGAAAACTCCCAATACAAAATTAGCTGGCAGCCATATATCAACACACCACATCCTTCACAATTCAGGATTACCAACAAATTAATACAGTTACTCGAACTTCATGTTATATACAGTAGTAACTTAGAAACATCATGAGAAAACAGGATTTCATGTTATGCTCATCTAGTATGCACAGCACAACATTGGTACTCCACTACTATTACATTGTTGTCTAAGATCAAAATATAATGCTCGATTTCATGTTACTCAAACTCGCCTAAACAGCTTCTGAAGAAAACAATCCAATACTTATTTTACTGACAGTACCAGACATGGGTGCATGTTGACAAACCAAATTCAGTTACTATAAGAAATTTAATGTTTTGGACCTCAAATGCAGGGTTATGTTGACAGTTGACAGACAGTCAATTGAAGTGTAGGACTGTAGGTTGCACATCTCAAATGCAGGATTACTCTGGTGCATGGCAAGTATAATGTAAAACTGATCCTAATCGCAAGGAAATCATGATAAGTATTCATGTAGAAATAGTTATCAAAAGAACCGTTTTACAATATACCAGTGTATACAATTATTTGTGTTATCAAATCATCAATTCCTCTAAAACCAATAACATACCATGACAACAAACTAATCAAGCTAAAAATGCCCAATTCACTACAACAAAGTGTATGCACAATTCAAAGTAAAATCCAACATTTTTGCAGAATAAATTTCACCAGTCTAATTTCTAATCAAACATCAACTCCCCAAAAAGTTACTAACTTGCAAGATCACTTGTTTTTTTaagaaatcaaaacaaaaacaaaaaatggTTTGAAATAAGTTCAGAAAATATTAAACAAACGTATGGAAATCAAATGAATAAAACCTTCAGAAAAATCATCATAAGGTTAGGGAGAGGAGCAAAGAGGTGGGCATATAATATATAGTATAGATAGAGATAGAGATATAGATATGTTTgattatttgcatgcatgtatgtgtgtgtgtgtgtggaagAGAAGGAAGAGCGAGCGGCAAATATAAATTGATTTCAGATTGAAAACTATTTTAATTCCTTCATCGTGtattaatataataaaatacaCTCAGCTAAAATGAATGAATcaacatgtattaatatttgccAGCTTCAAGCTCACACCTTTCGCCATTGTTATACCCAACCTCTCTGCTTCAAAACCCTCCCTAATTTTTACAGGGATGTCTATACATGGTTTTTATACTAGGGTTTGGCTTGGGCTGGATTGTATTATTATGTGGAAATAAGCCCAACTATATTGAAGACTTGTAGTCCATACTCCATTGTAAAATATTGGGTCACTAGTTGTAGAGTTGTAGACTAGGTCTGACAAACGGGTCAATCGAGGTTAGGTTTGGGTCGGTTTAATTTGAGTTCGGGTCGTTTAGATTTGTAATAATTCGGGTTAGGTTGGGTCATTTTCGGGATGGTTGTTTTCAAATTAATTGGGGATAACAGCCAGTTTTTGATAATAAACATTTGAGACGGTTTGAATAATTCCGATCAATTCAGATATCGGGTAGATTCGGGTGCGGGCCGCGTGCGGGTTACATTCGGGTCAGGTCAATTTTACCAGCTCCACTTGTAGTGGGGTAGGATTAGGGGATCAGTTCGTTTTACTTAAGACCGTCTTATTTTAAGACATTTGATAACCTCTTTTTATTTTCAACTCTATTATAATCGGGTGTGAGAGTCGTTTTAGATTAAAACGATCTTAAATAAGCATTGATAATTAAGGATTAGTAGGTTTTAGTCTCGATATGTTAACTAGACTAGATCGAGTGCAGGACGAATATATTTAGGTTCAGTATTTGGTCATCGAGTTTATAATCATGGGGTTTTGTTTCATTTGGGTACAAGATTCGAATTATTTGGTCTAGACAATGAAGTATTGGAATTCAAATTTCTTTAAAGGAAAGATGCTTACTTTAGAAGGTGTTTGGTTGGAAGGTTCGGAATGGATGGATTATAGTCATTTTAGTGTTTGGTTGGGATATTTTGGAATGGAATTAGAATTCTGATAGATTCTCATTCCACCACAACCCCCAGGAATCTCATACTCATCTCCTCTCCATGGATTCAAACTTCATtcattcatgtttatttttctaatgaaCTAAACATGTTTTGAAAGATATGGAATTGGAACCTCATACTTCTATGGTTTCTCATTTCAATCCATTCCATTTCTAAGTAGTAAACCAAACGACCTCAATGTCTCTTAGGTAGTGTTTGGAAATACggaattgatttcattttcatgatttcaattgtagaAATTGAAATGCTTGAATTCAATTCCAAATACAATTCCAAAATTGCGTTTGGGAAACtcgtggaattggaattggaattgaatttGGGCGAGACGGATATGGGTCGAGaccattggatgttttatgtttgaaaaaattaaatattgTCTCGAAAAATATTTGCGATCggaaaaaatatcataaataaaaatattcTGACGAAATTTGCGCCACAAAATAAAACGTAAGAAGTCATGGAATTGAAATGACTAGTATATGGTAGGTATTTGAGAACCCCAAATTTTAACTAGCTTGGAATTGATAAGGAATTGAGTCAATGCCAATTCCAAATTTTAGGAGTTCCCAAACACTTGAAATGTCTCAATTACGGAATTCAATTCCAATTCAAGGTTCCCAAACATACCATTACGGTGTTTGTTCAACGGTTTGCACTGAATTCCAAGCTAAACCGTGTAATTTGGGCCGGACTTGACAAGATCATACTTTATTTGGTCTGGGTTACAGTCCAATATTTTACCACGAAATTTAGTTTGAATCGATCCAGATTGATGAACACCTCAAAATCCAAATCAGTTTAATCCGTAGTTCTATCAATTGGGTTCAATTAGTTTGAACCCAAAAGAGGTCTAAAACATAACCAGTTTTCTTCATATTTTTTTAATACTTATGTTTCTATCAATACTTTTTCCTCATATTTTTTAATGCCTTCCTCCCCCACAAACTCAGAATCTAAAACTAGCATGATTTCTTTTTCCtcatatttttttaatattcCACTTACATTTAAAATTCTCTCTTTAGTCTTAATGTCTCTTTTCCTTTGAAAACGACCTTTTTACATGCTCTAATTAAATCTCCTAATTAAAATGTCAGAAGTTATTATAATGAAGTGGACATGGACATGAACATTCAAAGTTGAATGTGACCCGAGCAACGTGATGAATGACTTCCAATTCCATGGACCATAAACGCACATACATATATATCACACGACTTTATGCCATGTCACTTTCGATTATTATATTCTCCAATATAACGAACATTGTACAAGATTTGGATATCTACAAACGACGCAAATTTAGTACCAAAAAAAACGACgaaaattcttatttaagataaATGTATCCCTTTTTTTATAGCAAAAGCGGATTAAATATTACCACTTCATAGATGTGACAAAAGAATAATAACTACTTGTAAAAAATACTCCCTTCATACCAgatcaatggtaacattgaccgttttgcaactattcatggtcgtagggaatctgcgatattattcttaatctataagacaaaatatagtcatgtgagatcttgtttgatttatcatcATGAATGctacaagaatatcttttataatttttaataatgtgtaacaaaagatatttacgttgcaaaacgtgtctcgacaagtgtgaaaaagtcaatgttaccattggtgtggtatgaaaGATTAACAAATTGATCTAAATAGTGTACTCTGTACTACTTAAACCGTTTTAACTATAAAACAGATATCTGCGTTTAGGGGAACTAACCGTACAAAGTTCTTAGCGTATATATGGTGTGCCTTTTTTAGATTTTCCGCTGGATAACGGCTTGAAGCCCTACTTTTACGACTTGTATATATCCAAGTTGTTCAAGACTATCAATCAATAGAGATTTAGTCGTATGGAGAAGAAATGGTTGTTGTCAAGATCTATGACGAT
Protein-coding sequences here:
- the LOC141623026 gene encoding aldehyde dehydrogenase family 3 member F1-like; translated protein: MESVMVKDDKEMIEELRETFKQGRTKSFAWRKAQLEALLKMIIEQENKCFQALYDDVGKSKVEAYKDEIGPVKKCIQYALSCLKNWMTPKKVGTRLLFFPAKGEVIAEPYGLVLIMSSWNYPLDLALEPLVGAIAAGNVVVIKLSESAPATSSFLAKTIPLYLDNSAVKVIEGGVDTGQQLLLHKWDKIFYTGSTGVGRIIMTQAAKHLTPVTLELGGKCPMIFDYPSVSSNLKVAMRRLASAKWGACGGQACVAIDYLLIQEKFASSFVDMLKTTVKKVYGENIDSLQGMSRVVNKRHFDRLRSLLKDPLVAASIVHGGSFDEQKLLIEPTILLDPPLDSEVMNEEIFGPILPIITLKTIEESIDFINSRPKPLALYAFTHNETLKRRIVSETSSGSVTFNDVLIHYVCDELPFGGVGASGMGSYHGKFTFDTFSHEKAVLRRGFFPDLSARYPPWNAFKLEFVRVGYAVEYLNLLLLLLGLRRYPTDY